A single window of Malus sylvestris chromosome 5, drMalSylv7.2, whole genome shotgun sequence DNA harbors:
- the LOC126623391 gene encoding probable carboxylesterase 18, which produces MTTSLESNTQKTVTSWTSLRWRTRVSLSLLSKVTDAARRADGTVNCRLMNILDFKSLAAPAAFIREVTLSDVTVDPTRKLWFRLFVPQTTLSTPSHLPVVVFLHDGGFTFLSSASFAYDVVYRKFARKFPAVVVSVDYRLCPEHRYPSQYDDGFDVLTVLDQNDDVLPKNADRSRVFFAGDSAGANLAHHVAVRAARKKDRFRVVKPVGLISIQPFFGGEERVESEIRLHGAPLVSVAQTDWLWKVFLPDGSDRDHKAANSSGPNAVDIAGLEYPNTLVFTGGLDPLQDW; this is translated from the coding sequence ATGACGACATCGTTGGAATCCAATACTCAAAAGACCGTAACGTCATGGACTTCTCTCCGCTGGAGGACGCGGGTGTCGTTGTCCCTTCTCTCAAAAGTAACCGACGCCGCACGCCGAGCTGACGGCACTGTCAATTGCCGTCTCATGAACATACTCGACTTCAAGTCCTTAGCCGCTCCTGCCGCTTTCATCAGAGAAGTCACCTTATCCGACGTCACTGTGGACCCCACTCGTAAACTCTGGTTCCGCCTATTCGTCCCCCAAACGACGTTGTCGACTCCATCCCATCTTCCCGTCGTCGTATTCCTCCACGACGGCGGATTCACCTTCCTCAGCTCCGCCTCATTTGCTTACGATGTCGTTTACCGTAAGTTTGCTCGTAAATTTCCCGCTGTCGTCGTATCTGTCGATTACCGCCTCTGCCCCGAACACCGGTACCCTTCCCAATATGACGACGGGTTCGACGTCCTTACCGTCCTCGACCAAAACGACGACGTCCTCCCAAAAAATGCAGACAGATCCAGAGTCTTCTTTGCCGGCGACAGCGCCGGAGCCAACCTGGCCCACCACGTGGCTGTTCGCGCCGCCCGAAAGAAAGATCGATTCCGGGTCGTGAAACCTGTCGGGTTGATATCGATACAACCATTTTTCGGGGGAGAAGAGCGGGTCGAGTCTGAGATCCGTCTCCATGGAGCTCCTCTGGTCTCGGTGGCCCAAACGGACTGGCTGTGGAAAGTGTTTTTGCCAGACGGGTCGGACCGGGACCACAAGGCGGCAAACTCGAGTGGGCCGAACGCGGTGGACATTGCGGGTCTGGAGTATCCGAATACGCTTGTATTCACAGGGGGATTGGATCCGCTACAAGACTGGTAG
- the LOC126623389 gene encoding probable receptor-like protein kinase At4g39110, whose amino-acid sequence MEIEKKPTKQNPNLFLSSLPSSFSTPMALLLVLLFSLLVSPALVLSASSPPFTPQDNFLIDCGATNKATLPDGRTFKTESESTQQLKANDDNKVSVDKADVPSPLYLTARIFKSDATYTFHMARPGWHWIRLHLYPLSNSVFDLQKAKFNVMTDKYTLLHNFNVNENKNNNTKNQIFMKEYLLNITEQQFSIKFSPMKNSAAFINAVEVVSAPDNLITDTANNLQPASQFQGLSKFGYETMYRLNMGGPLVTSTNDTLGRTWLPDDAYIKSKNMAKATSVGTSTVKYPDGLTPQIAPPTIYATVVQMADAVVSNQNFNITWNFQAENAFAYLIRLHFCDIVSKSLGNLYFNVYINGNMAISDLDLSHTVNGLAIPYYKDIVVNASLVSNGLSVQIGPSRMDNGAPNAILNGLEVMKLSNSVDSLDGEFGVDGKKVETEGGGPHRGAVAAVGFGLMFGAFVGLGAMVYKWRKRPQDWQKRNSFSSWLLPVHAGDTSFMSSKTSMGSHKSNMYNSTLGLGRYFTFQELQEATNNFDSSKIIGVGGFGNVYLGIIDDGTSVAVKRGNPQSEQGITEFQTEIQMLSKLRHRHLVSLIGYCDENSEMILVYEYMSNGPFRDHLYGKNLPPLSWKQRLEICIGSARGLHYLHTGTSQGIIHRDVKTTNILLDDQFTAKVADFGLSKDAPMGQNHVSTAVKGSFGYLDPEYFRRQQLTDKSDVYSFGVVLLEALCARPAINPALPREQVNLADWGMQWKRKGLLEKIIDPLLAGSINPESMKKFAEAAEKCLAEHGVDRPTMGDVLWNLEYALQLQEAFTQGKAEEESSSAVPPSTEATTTATSPTGAAAVVPPPTTPTSASRPATILEGDEGSTDAHPINDQSGTEVFAQFSNLNGR is encoded by the coding sequence ATGGAGATAGAAAAAAaaccaaccaaacaaaacccaaacCTTTTTCTATCCTCCTTGCCATCATCATTTTCGACACCGATGGCTCTCCTCCTGGTCCTTCTCTTCTCCCTCCTTGTCTCCCCTGCCTTAGTCCTCTCTGCCTCATCACCACCCTTTACTCCCCAAGACAACTTCCTCATCGACTGTGGAGCCACCAACAAGGCCACCCTACCCGATGGGAGAACCTTCAAAACTGAATCAGAATCCACGCAGCAGTTGAAGGCAAACGATGACAACAAGGTCTCTGTTGACAAGGCAGATGTGCCTTCCCCTCTGTATTTGACTGCTAGGATTTTCAAGAGTGATGCCACTTACACGTTTCACATGGCAAGGCCAGGATGGCATTGGATTCGCCTTCATTTATACCCACTAAGCAACTCGGTGTTCGATCTTCAGAAGGCTAAGTTCAATGTCATGACAGACAAGTATACTTTACTGCACAACTTCAATGTCAATGAGAACAAGAACAACAAcaccaaaaaccaaatttttatgAAGGAATACCTTCTAAACATAACCGAGCAGCAATTCTCCATCAAGTTCTCTCCCATGAAGAACTCTGCAGCGTTCATCAATGCGGTTGAGGTGGTTTCAGCTCCTGATAATTTGATCACCGACACAGCCAATAATCTTCAGCCGGCGAGCCAGTTTCAGGGGCTGTCCAAATTCGGTTACGAAACTATGTACAGGCTTAACATGGGAGGACCTCTTGTCACGTCCACAAATGACACATTAGGACGTACTTGGTTGCCTGATGATGCATACATTAAGTCAAAAAACATGGCCAAGGCTACATCTGTTGGGACTAGTACAGTCAAATACCCTGATGGACTAACCCCCCAAATTGCGCCACCAACTATTTATGCAACTGTTGTGCAAATGGCTGATGCTGTTGTGAGCAATCAAAATTTCAACATAACGTGGAATTTCCAGGCAGAAAACGCATTCGCATACTTAATTCGGTTACATTTCTGTGACATTGTAAGCAAATCACTTGGTAACCTCTACTTCAATGTGTACATTAATGGGAACATGGCAATAAGTGATTTGGATTTGTCACACACTGTCAACGGTTTGGCAATTCCGTACTACAAGGACATCGTCGTAAATGCTTCCTTGGTATCTAACGGATTATCAGTCCAAATTGGTCCTTCAAGAATGGACAATGGTGCGCCAAATGCCATTTTGAATGGTCTGGAAGTGATGAAACTAAGCAATTCCGTGGACAGTTTGGATGGAGAATTCGGGGTTGATGGAAAGAAAGTGGAAACAGAAGGTGGCGGGCCTCACAGAGGTGCGGTGGCTGCAGTTGGGTTTGGTTTAATGTTCGGGGCCTTCGTGGGGCTCGGAGCAATGGTTTACAAATGGCGAAAGAGACCTCAAGATTGGCAAAAGAGAAACAGTTTCTCTTCTTGGTTACTTCCTGTCCATGCCGGCGATACCAGCTTCATGTCTAGCAAGACCTCAATGGGGTCTCACAAGAGCAACATGTACAACTCCACCTTAGGCCTAGGCCGCTACTTCACTTTCCAGGAGTTACAAGAAgccaccaacaactttgactcAAGTAAGATCATTGGTGTTGGTGGATTCGGCAATGTGTATCTTGGCATAATTGATGACGGGACTAGTGTGGCTGTTAAGCGAGGAAACCCTCAATCTGAACAAGGCATTACAGAGTTCCAAACAGAAATCCAGATGTTGTCCAAGCTAAGGCATAGGCATTTGGTGTCACTGATTGGCTACTGTGACGAAAACTCAGAGATGATCTTAGTTTATGAGTACATGTCCAATGGACCTTTCCGCGATCATCTCTATGGAAAGAACTTGCCGCCATTGTCATGGAAGCAAAGACTAGAAATCTGTATTGGGTCAGCTCGAGGGCTTCATTACCTTCACACAGGGACATCACAAGGCATCATTCACCGTGACGTCAAGACAACCAACATTTTGCTTGATGATCAATTTACTGCCAAGGTGGCTGACTTCGGTCTTTCTAAGGACGCGCCTATGGGACAAAACCACGTCAGCACCGCCGTGAAAGGAAGCTTCGGGTACTTAGACCCCGAATACTTTAGAAGGCAGCAATTAACAGACAAGTCAGATGTGTACTCGTTCGGCGTTGTTTTACTTGAAGCACTGTGTGCAAGGCCTGCTATCAACCCAGCACTTCCAAGGGAGCAAGTGAACTTGGCTGACTGGGGAATGCAGTGGAAGAGGAAGGGTCTGCTCGAAAAGATCATTGATCCTCTCCTCGCCGGATCCATTAACCCGGAATCAATGAAAAAGTTTGCCGAGGCTGCAGAGAAATGTTTGGCAGAACATGGTGTGGACAGGCCTACAATGGGAGATGTGTTGTGGAACTTGGAGTATGCTTTGCAACTTCAAGAGGCATTCACTCAAGGAAAGGCTGAGGAAGAAAGTAGCAGCGCTGTGCCGCCTTCCACTGAGGCCACTACCACTGCCACATCTCCTACTGGTGCTGCTGCCGTGGTTCCTCCTCCTACTACCCCCACTTCCGCTAGCCGCCCGGCTACTATTCTGGAAGGCGACGAGGGTTCGACTGATGCTCACCCCATTAATGACCAATCAGGAACTGAAGTGTTTGCTCAATTTTCCAATCTAAATGGTAGGTAA